GCAGGCAAAAGTGCGGCAAACAGCCACATGGCAGGAAGTACTGCTGCGTCTATAAGGACGCCTTCGCCGGCAAGCCTCGCTCCTACAGGAATGTGTCGTTCAAAGGATTGGCGTACGACACATTCCTGTAGGAGCGAGACTTGCCCGCGAATGGCCTCGACACGGTCTCCCCCATTCCATCTGTATGGAAGTTGTAACTGTGCGAACCGGATCAATAAAGTTAGAGTCTGATGGTTTCACGCAGGCTCGGACCTTAACCCCTGCGCACCTCCAAGGAGTTTTCATGCACAGTTTCCGCCGCAGCGCCGCCCTTCTTGCCCTTAGCGTTGGCACCGTCGCCAGCCTCCCGGCCCTGGCCGCCGACGAACTTCATTACAACCAGATCGCCCTGCGTGCCGAAGTCAGCCAGGAAGTGGCCCGCGATCAGATGATCGTGACCCTCTACACCGAAGAACAGAACACCGACCCGGCCAAACTCGCCGCCGACGTCAGCACCACCATGAACAAAGCGCTGGCCCAGGCCAAACAAGTCAAGGAAGTCACCCTGCGCCAGGGCAGCCGCAACAGCTACCCGATCTACGACACCAAGGGCCAGAAAATCACCGGCTGGCGTGAACGCGCCGAACTGCGCATGGAAAGCTCCGACTTCGCCGCACTGTCGAAGCTGACCGGCGAACTGCTGACCGACCTGAAAATGGGTGGCATGGACTTCGCCATCGCCACGCCAACGCGCAAGGCCAGCGAAGATGCGCTGCTTAAAGAAGCTGTCACCGCCTTCAAGGCCCGCGCGCAGCTGGCAACCGATGCGTTGGGTGGCAAGGGTTACAAAATCGTCAGCCTGAACCTGAACAGCAACGGTTATCCACAGCCGTACATGCGTGGGCCGATGATGATGAAAGCGGCCGGCATGGATGGCGCTCCGGTGACGCCAGAGGTTGAGGCCGGCACCAGCCAGGTGAGCATGACGGCAGATGGCGCGATTGAAGTGTTGATGCCTTGATTCGATAACCCGTACACAGAAACGGCGGTCACTGAAGTGATCGCCGTTTTTTGTTGCCTGGCGGAAAGCCGGCAGGTTTGTCTGATGATTTTGTGGTGATTGATCCACCGTCATCGCGAGCAGGCTCACTCCTACATGGGATCAGAGTCGTACACAAAACCCATGTACACACTCGCCCCCAGTGGGAGCGAGCCTGCTCGCGAAAAACGATAACGCGGTCTACGCCGGATCGACGTTATCCAGCGCCCGATTCACTGCCAACTCCGCCAGCATGATGATC
This region of Pseudomonas mandelii genomic DNA includes:
- a CDS encoding SIMPL domain-containing protein (The SIMPL domain is named for its presence in mouse protein SIMPL (signalling molecule that associates with mouse pelle-like kinase). Bacterial member BP26, from Brucella, was shown to assemble into a channel-like structure, while YggE from E. coli has been associated with resistance to oxidative stress.) produces the protein MHSFRRSAALLALSVGTVASLPALAADELHYNQIALRAEVSQEVARDQMIVTLYTEEQNTDPAKLAADVSTTMNKALAQAKQVKEVTLRQGSRNSYPIYDTKGQKITGWRERAELRMESSDFAALSKLTGELLTDLKMGGMDFAIATPTRKASEDALLKEAVTAFKARAQLATDALGGKGYKIVSLNLNSNGYPQPYMRGPMMMKAAGMDGAPVTPEVEAGTSQVSMTADGAIEVLMP